In a single window of the Rhinolophus ferrumequinum isolate MPI-CBG mRhiFer1 chromosome 21, mRhiFer1_v1.p, whole genome shotgun sequence genome:
- the ASPSCR1 gene encoding tether containing UBX domain for GLUT4 isoform X4: protein MAAPAGGGGSAVSVLAPNGRRHTVKVTPSSVLLQVLEDTCRKLDFNPSEYDLKFQRNVLDLSLQWRFANLPNNAKLEMVPVSRSREGPENMVRIAVQLDDGSRLQDTFCSGQTLWELLNHFAQTRECLEQPSEASPVCVSMRDEVTGRAALQSTTLQSLGLTGGSAIIRFAMRQRISAIKQEPGGSRSESPGSPTPSLSAEQAASSPLLPLSSMGLSQGDMSRQDQAVTSGASHVDGLGPEPVSVQAKQTSKQPTPAPFVPFSGGGQRLGGPSGSARHLMSPSAKLPKSFSSPGGPSKPKKSRPGQEPQPEPEPPVDRDPVVCHPDLEELHHAWPGELPDEFFEVTVDDVRRRLAQLKSERERLEEAPLVTRAFREAQMKAKLERYPKVVLRVLFPDRYILQGFFRPSETVGALQDFVRSHLGNPELPFHLCLPSEGRGGWALLTQ from the exons ATGGCGGCCCCGGCAGGCGGCGGGGGCTCCGCGGTGTCGGTGCTGGCCCCAAACGGGCGGCGCCACACGGTGAAGGTGACGCCGAGCTCCGTGCTTTTGCAG GTTCTGGAGGACACGTGCAGGAAGTTGGACTTCAACCCCAGCGAATACGATCTGAA GTTTCAGAGGAACGTGCTTGACCTCTCCCTGCAGTGGAGGTTCGCCAACCTGCCCAATAACGCCAAGCTGGAGATGGTTCCTGTGTCCCGCAGCCGTGAGGGGCCCGAGAACATG GTTCGCATTGCTGTGCAGCTGGATGATGGCTCCAGGTTGCAAGACACTTTCTGCTCGGGCCAGACGCTCTGGGAGCTTCTCAACCATTTTGCACAGACGAG gGAGTGTCTGGAACAGCCGAGTGAGGCCAGCCCGGTCTGCGTGTCTATGAGGGATGAG GTGACTGGCAGAGCCGCCTTGCAGAGCACGACGCTGCAGTCACTGGGCCTCACCGGGGGCAGTGCCATCATCAG gtttgCCATGAGGCAACGCATTTCGGCCATCAAGCAGGAACCTGGAGGTTCCCGGAGCGAAAGCCCAGGGAGCCCGACTCCTTCCCTGTCGGCCGAACAGGCAGCCAGCAGCCCTCTGCTGCCGTTGAGCTCCATGGGGCTGAGCCAGGGTGACATGAGCCGTCAGGACCAAGCAGTCACCTCAGGGGCCAGCCACGTGGATGGCCTGGGCCCAGAGCCTGTGTCCGTGCAGGCAAAACAGACCTCAAAGCAGCCCACACCTGCCCCCTTTGTGCCTTTTTCTGGCGGGGGACAGCGCCTGGGGGGCCCCTCCGGCTCTGCGAGGCATCTGATGTCACCTTCAGCCAAATTGCCAAAGTCCTTCTCCAGCCCCGGAGGCCCCTCCAAGCCCAAGAAGTCGAGGCCTGGCCAGGAGCCCCAGCCGGAACCGGAGCCG CCGGTCGACCGGGACCCCGTGGTGTGCCACCCTGATCTGGAGGAGCTGCACCACGCCTGGCCCGGGGAGCTGCCGGACGAGTTCTTCGAGGTGACCGTGGACGACGTGAGAAGACGCTTGGCCCAACTCAAGAGTGAGCG GGAGCGCCTGGAAGAAGCCCCCTTAGTGACCAGGGCCTTCAGAGAGGCTCAGATGAAGGCGAAGCTGGAGCGATACCCTAAG GTGGTCCTGCGGGTCCTGTTCCCTGATCGCTACATCCTACAAGGTTTCTTCCGCCCCAGTGAGACAG TGGGGGCCTTGCAGGACTTTGTGAGGAGCCACCTGGGGAACCCTGAGCTGCCCTTCCACCTGT GCCTGCCTTCCGAGGGGCGAGGGGGCTGGGCCCTCCTCACACAGTGA
- the ASPSCR1 gene encoding tether containing UBX domain for GLUT4 isoform X3: MAAPAGGGGSAVSVLAPNGRRHTVKVTPSSVLLQVLEDTCRKLDFNPSEYDLKFQRNVLDLSLQWRFANLPNNAKLEMVPVSRSREGPENMVRIAVQLDDGSRLQDTFCSGQTLWELLNHFAQTRECLEQPSEASPVCVSMRDEVTGRAALQSTTLQSLGLTGGSAIIRFAMRQRISAIKQEPGGSRSESPGSPTPSLSAEQAASSPLLPLSSMGLSQGDMSRQDQAVTSGASHVDGLGPEPVSVQAKQTSKQPTPAPFVPFSGGGQRLGGPSGSARHLMSPSAKLPKSFSSPGGPSKPKKSRPGQEPQPEPEPPVDRDPVVCHPDLEELHHAWPGELPDEFFEVTVDDVRRRLAQLKSERERLEEAPLVTRAFREAQMKAKLERYPKVVLRVLFPDRYILQGFFRPSETVGALQDFVRSHLGNPELPFHLFITPPKTTLDDPTLTLFQANLFPAALVYFGAEEPTGHVPERSGAEVVVAPLCFLTRGWASCSPLPGAQAAATHRFPICS, from the exons ATGGCGGCCCCGGCAGGCGGCGGGGGCTCCGCGGTGTCGGTGCTGGCCCCAAACGGGCGGCGCCACACGGTGAAGGTGACGCCGAGCTCCGTGCTTTTGCAG GTTCTGGAGGACACGTGCAGGAAGTTGGACTTCAACCCCAGCGAATACGATCTGAA GTTTCAGAGGAACGTGCTTGACCTCTCCCTGCAGTGGAGGTTCGCCAACCTGCCCAATAACGCCAAGCTGGAGATGGTTCCTGTGTCCCGCAGCCGTGAGGGGCCCGAGAACATG GTTCGCATTGCTGTGCAGCTGGATGATGGCTCCAGGTTGCAAGACACTTTCTGCTCGGGCCAGACGCTCTGGGAGCTTCTCAACCATTTTGCACAGACGAG gGAGTGTCTGGAACAGCCGAGTGAGGCCAGCCCGGTCTGCGTGTCTATGAGGGATGAG GTGACTGGCAGAGCCGCCTTGCAGAGCACGACGCTGCAGTCACTGGGCCTCACCGGGGGCAGTGCCATCATCAG gtttgCCATGAGGCAACGCATTTCGGCCATCAAGCAGGAACCTGGAGGTTCCCGGAGCGAAAGCCCAGGGAGCCCGACTCCTTCCCTGTCGGCCGAACAGGCAGCCAGCAGCCCTCTGCTGCCGTTGAGCTCCATGGGGCTGAGCCAGGGTGACATGAGCCGTCAGGACCAAGCAGTCACCTCAGGGGCCAGCCACGTGGATGGCCTGGGCCCAGAGCCTGTGTCCGTGCAGGCAAAACAGACCTCAAAGCAGCCCACACCTGCCCCCTTTGTGCCTTTTTCTGGCGGGGGACAGCGCCTGGGGGGCCCCTCCGGCTCTGCGAGGCATCTGATGTCACCTTCAGCCAAATTGCCAAAGTCCTTCTCCAGCCCCGGAGGCCCCTCCAAGCCCAAGAAGTCGAGGCCTGGCCAGGAGCCCCAGCCGGAACCGGAGCCG CCGGTCGACCGGGACCCCGTGGTGTGCCACCCTGATCTGGAGGAGCTGCACCACGCCTGGCCCGGGGAGCTGCCGGACGAGTTCTTCGAGGTGACCGTGGACGACGTGAGAAGACGCTTGGCCCAACTCAAGAGTGAGCG GGAGCGCCTGGAAGAAGCCCCCTTAGTGACCAGGGCCTTCAGAGAGGCTCAGATGAAGGCGAAGCTGGAGCGATACCCTAAG GTGGTCCTGCGGGTCCTGTTCCCTGATCGCTACATCCTACAAGGTTTCTTCCGCCCCAGTGAGACAG TGGGGGCCTTGCAGGACTTTGTGAGGAGCCACCTGGGGAACCCTGAGCTGCCCTTCCACCTGT TCATCACTCCTCCAAAAACCACCCTGGACGACCCCACGCTGACCCTCTTCCAG GCAAACCTCTTCCCTGCTGCTCTTGTGTACTTTGGAGCTGAGGAGCCAACAG GCCATGTCCCAGAGCGGAGCGGAGCGGAGGTGGTGGTGGCGCCCCTCTGCTTCCTGACACGGGGCTGGGCCTCCTGCAGTCCTCTACCTGGAGCCCAGGCTGCTGCAACACACCGTTTCCCCATCTGCAGCTGA
- the ASPSCR1 gene encoding tether containing UBX domain for GLUT4 isoform X2, whose protein sequence is MAAPAGGGGSAVSVLAPNGRRHTVKVTPSSVLLQVLEDTCRKLDFNPSEYDLKFQRNVLDLSLQWRFANLPNNAKLEMVPVSRSREGPENMVRIAVQLDDGSRLQDTFCSGQTLWELLNHFAQTRECLEQPSEASPVCVSMRDEVTGRAALQSTTLQSLGLTGGSAIIRFAMRQRISAIKQEPGGSRSESPGSPTPSLSAEQAASSPLLPLSSMGLSQGDMSRQDQAVTSGASHVDGLGPEPVSVQAKQTSKQPTPAPFVPFSGGGQRLGGPSGSARHLMSPSAKLPKSFSSPGGPSKPKKSRPGQEPQPEPEPPVDRDPVVCHPDLEELHHAWPGELPDEFFEVTVDDVRRRLAQLKSERERLEEAPLVTRAFREAQMKAKLERYPKVVLRVLFPDRYILQGFFRPSETVITPPKTTLDDPTLTLFQANLFPAALVYFGAEEPTVLYLEPRLLQHTVSPSAADVLVARCISRASVTPPPQPAPDPAPLESQPAAEEAVGPLEPSPRAAQPVRRDLGKVPKWLKLPATKR, encoded by the exons ATGGCGGCCCCGGCAGGCGGCGGGGGCTCCGCGGTGTCGGTGCTGGCCCCAAACGGGCGGCGCCACACGGTGAAGGTGACGCCGAGCTCCGTGCTTTTGCAG GTTCTGGAGGACACGTGCAGGAAGTTGGACTTCAACCCCAGCGAATACGATCTGAA GTTTCAGAGGAACGTGCTTGACCTCTCCCTGCAGTGGAGGTTCGCCAACCTGCCCAATAACGCCAAGCTGGAGATGGTTCCTGTGTCCCGCAGCCGTGAGGGGCCCGAGAACATG GTTCGCATTGCTGTGCAGCTGGATGATGGCTCCAGGTTGCAAGACACTTTCTGCTCGGGCCAGACGCTCTGGGAGCTTCTCAACCATTTTGCACAGACGAG gGAGTGTCTGGAACAGCCGAGTGAGGCCAGCCCGGTCTGCGTGTCTATGAGGGATGAG GTGACTGGCAGAGCCGCCTTGCAGAGCACGACGCTGCAGTCACTGGGCCTCACCGGGGGCAGTGCCATCATCAG gtttgCCATGAGGCAACGCATTTCGGCCATCAAGCAGGAACCTGGAGGTTCCCGGAGCGAAAGCCCAGGGAGCCCGACTCCTTCCCTGTCGGCCGAACAGGCAGCCAGCAGCCCTCTGCTGCCGTTGAGCTCCATGGGGCTGAGCCAGGGTGACATGAGCCGTCAGGACCAAGCAGTCACCTCAGGGGCCAGCCACGTGGATGGCCTGGGCCCAGAGCCTGTGTCCGTGCAGGCAAAACAGACCTCAAAGCAGCCCACACCTGCCCCCTTTGTGCCTTTTTCTGGCGGGGGACAGCGCCTGGGGGGCCCCTCCGGCTCTGCGAGGCATCTGATGTCACCTTCAGCCAAATTGCCAAAGTCCTTCTCCAGCCCCGGAGGCCCCTCCAAGCCCAAGAAGTCGAGGCCTGGCCAGGAGCCCCAGCCGGAACCGGAGCCG CCGGTCGACCGGGACCCCGTGGTGTGCCACCCTGATCTGGAGGAGCTGCACCACGCCTGGCCCGGGGAGCTGCCGGACGAGTTCTTCGAGGTGACCGTGGACGACGTGAGAAGACGCTTGGCCCAACTCAAGAGTGAGCG GGAGCGCCTGGAAGAAGCCCCCTTAGTGACCAGGGCCTTCAGAGAGGCTCAGATGAAGGCGAAGCTGGAGCGATACCCTAAG GTGGTCCTGCGGGTCCTGTTCCCTGATCGCTACATCCTACAAGGTTTCTTCCGCCCCAGTGAGACAG TCATCACTCCTCCAAAAACCACCCTGGACGACCCCACGCTGACCCTCTTCCAG GCAAACCTCTTCCCTGCTGCTCTTGTGTACTTTGGAGCTGAGGAGCCAACAG TCCTCTACCTGGAGCCCAGGCTGCTGCAACACACCGTTTCCCCATCTGCAGCTGATGTGCTGGTGGCCAG GTGCATATCCAGGGCCTCCGTGACTCCGCCCCCACAGCCAGCCCCTGACCCTGCGCCCCTTGAGTCCCAGCCCGCTGCTGAGGAGGCAGTGGGGCCCCTTGAGCCTAGCCCCAGGGCAGCCCAGCCTGTGAGGAGGGATCTGGGCAAGGTACCCAAGTGGCTCAAGCTGCCAG CCACCAAGAGGTGA
- the ASPSCR1 gene encoding tether containing UBX domain for GLUT4 isoform X1: MAAPAGGGGSAVSVLAPNGRRHTVKVTPSSVLLQVLEDTCRKLDFNPSEYDLKFQRNVLDLSLQWRFANLPNNAKLEMVPVSRSREGPENMVRIAVQLDDGSRLQDTFCSGQTLWELLNHFAQTRECLEQPSEASPVCVSMRDEVTGRAALQSTTLQSLGLTGGSAIIRFAMRQRISAIKQEPGGSRSESPGSPTPSLSAEQAASSPLLPLSSMGLSQGDMSRQDQAVTSGASHVDGLGPEPVSVQAKQTSKQPTPAPFVPFSGGGQRLGGPSGSARHLMSPSAKLPKSFSSPGGPSKPKKSRPGQEPQPEPEPPVDRDPVVCHPDLEELHHAWPGELPDEFFEVTVDDVRRRLAQLKSERERLEEAPLVTRAFREAQMKAKLERYPKVVLRVLFPDRYILQGFFRPSETVGALQDFVRSHLGNPELPFHLFITPPKTTLDDPTLTLFQANLFPAALVYFGAEEPTVLYLEPRLLQHTVSPSAADVLVARCISRASVTPPPQPAPDPAPLESQPAAEEAVGPLEPSPRAAQPVRRDLGKVPKWLKLPATKR; encoded by the exons ATGGCGGCCCCGGCAGGCGGCGGGGGCTCCGCGGTGTCGGTGCTGGCCCCAAACGGGCGGCGCCACACGGTGAAGGTGACGCCGAGCTCCGTGCTTTTGCAG GTTCTGGAGGACACGTGCAGGAAGTTGGACTTCAACCCCAGCGAATACGATCTGAA GTTTCAGAGGAACGTGCTTGACCTCTCCCTGCAGTGGAGGTTCGCCAACCTGCCCAATAACGCCAAGCTGGAGATGGTTCCTGTGTCCCGCAGCCGTGAGGGGCCCGAGAACATG GTTCGCATTGCTGTGCAGCTGGATGATGGCTCCAGGTTGCAAGACACTTTCTGCTCGGGCCAGACGCTCTGGGAGCTTCTCAACCATTTTGCACAGACGAG gGAGTGTCTGGAACAGCCGAGTGAGGCCAGCCCGGTCTGCGTGTCTATGAGGGATGAG GTGACTGGCAGAGCCGCCTTGCAGAGCACGACGCTGCAGTCACTGGGCCTCACCGGGGGCAGTGCCATCATCAG gtttgCCATGAGGCAACGCATTTCGGCCATCAAGCAGGAACCTGGAGGTTCCCGGAGCGAAAGCCCAGGGAGCCCGACTCCTTCCCTGTCGGCCGAACAGGCAGCCAGCAGCCCTCTGCTGCCGTTGAGCTCCATGGGGCTGAGCCAGGGTGACATGAGCCGTCAGGACCAAGCAGTCACCTCAGGGGCCAGCCACGTGGATGGCCTGGGCCCAGAGCCTGTGTCCGTGCAGGCAAAACAGACCTCAAAGCAGCCCACACCTGCCCCCTTTGTGCCTTTTTCTGGCGGGGGACAGCGCCTGGGGGGCCCCTCCGGCTCTGCGAGGCATCTGATGTCACCTTCAGCCAAATTGCCAAAGTCCTTCTCCAGCCCCGGAGGCCCCTCCAAGCCCAAGAAGTCGAGGCCTGGCCAGGAGCCCCAGCCGGAACCGGAGCCG CCGGTCGACCGGGACCCCGTGGTGTGCCACCCTGATCTGGAGGAGCTGCACCACGCCTGGCCCGGGGAGCTGCCGGACGAGTTCTTCGAGGTGACCGTGGACGACGTGAGAAGACGCTTGGCCCAACTCAAGAGTGAGCG GGAGCGCCTGGAAGAAGCCCCCTTAGTGACCAGGGCCTTCAGAGAGGCTCAGATGAAGGCGAAGCTGGAGCGATACCCTAAG GTGGTCCTGCGGGTCCTGTTCCCTGATCGCTACATCCTACAAGGTTTCTTCCGCCCCAGTGAGACAG TGGGGGCCTTGCAGGACTTTGTGAGGAGCCACCTGGGGAACCCTGAGCTGCCCTTCCACCTGT TCATCACTCCTCCAAAAACCACCCTGGACGACCCCACGCTGACCCTCTTCCAG GCAAACCTCTTCCCTGCTGCTCTTGTGTACTTTGGAGCTGAGGAGCCAACAG TCCTCTACCTGGAGCCCAGGCTGCTGCAACACACCGTTTCCCCATCTGCAGCTGATGTGCTGGTGGCCAG GTGCATATCCAGGGCCTCCGTGACTCCGCCCCCACAGCCAGCCCCTGACCCTGCGCCCCTTGAGTCCCAGCCCGCTGCTGAGGAGGCAGTGGGGCCCCTTGAGCCTAGCCCCAGGGCAGCCCAGCCTGTGAGGAGGGATCTGGGCAAGGTACCCAAGTGGCTCAAGCTGCCAG CCACCAAGAGGTGA
- the CENPX gene encoding centromere protein X isoform X1, with amino-acid sequence MRARNGHALRASSRWSQGSALTAHWMGGIGVGLRRARSGVIGWRIGGGAGKARSGLIGGGPGLRRARDAARVMEATSSGFRKELVSKLLHLHFKDDKTKVGGDALLLMAELLKIFVSEAAIRSVRQAQAEDLARVDVEQLEKVLPQLLLDF; translated from the exons ATGAGGGCGAGGAACGGGCACGCGTTGCGGGCCTCCAGCCGGTGGAGCCAAGGCAGCGCTCTCACGGCCCATTGGATGGGGGGAATAGGGGTGGGGCTTCGGAGGGCGCGCTCCGGGGTGATTGGCTGGAGGATCGGGGGCGGGGCTGGAAAGGCGCGCTCAGGGCTCATTGGCGGGGGACCGGGGCTGCGGAGGGCGCGCGACGCGGCGCGGGTCATGGAGGCAACCAGCTCTGGCTTCCGGAAA GAACTTGTGAGCAAACTGCTGCACctgcattttaaagatgacaaaacCAAAG TTGGCGGAGATGCACTGCTGCTCATGGCAGAGTTGTTGAAGATCTTCGTCTCGG AAGCGGCCATCCGCAGTGTCCGGCAGGCCCAGGCAGAGGACCTGGCCCGTGTGGATGTGGAACAGCTGGAGAAGGTGCTGCCTCAGCTG CTTCTGGACTTCTAG
- the CENPX gene encoding centromere protein X isoform X2 — protein MRARNGHALRASSRWSQGSALTAHWMGGIGVGLRRARSGVIGWRIGGGAGKARSGLIGGGPGLRRARDAARVMEATSSGFRKELVSKLLHLHFKDDKTKVGGDALLLMAELLKIFVSEAAIRSVRQAQAEDLARVDVEQLEKLLDF, from the exons ATGAGGGCGAGGAACGGGCACGCGTTGCGGGCCTCCAGCCGGTGGAGCCAAGGCAGCGCTCTCACGGCCCATTGGATGGGGGGAATAGGGGTGGGGCTTCGGAGGGCGCGCTCCGGGGTGATTGGCTGGAGGATCGGGGGCGGGGCTGGAAAGGCGCGCTCAGGGCTCATTGGCGGGGGACCGGGGCTGCGGAGGGCGCGCGACGCGGCGCGGGTCATGGAGGCAACCAGCTCTGGCTTCCGGAAA GAACTTGTGAGCAAACTGCTGCACctgcattttaaagatgacaaaacCAAAG TTGGCGGAGATGCACTGCTGCTCATGGCAGAGTTGTTGAAGATCTTCGTCTCGG AAGCGGCCATCCGCAGTGTCCGGCAGGCCCAGGCAGAGGACCTGGCCCGTGTGGATGTGGAACAGCTGGAGAAG CTTCTGGACTTCTAG